One window of Rhizobium leguminosarum genomic DNA carries:
- a CDS encoding YaiI/YqxD family protein encodes MIYVDADACPVKPEVLKVAERHGLEVTFVANSGLRPSRDPMIHNVMVSNAFDAADNWIAERAGPGDVVVTADVPLAVRCVATGAFVSGPTGRVFDETNIGMASAMRDLGAHLRETGESKGYNAAFSPKDRSRFLETFDRLCRRAKSVSAGAGGQP; translated from the coding sequence ATGATCTATGTCGATGCCGATGCCTGCCCGGTGAAGCCGGAAGTGCTGAAGGTCGCCGAACGCCACGGTCTCGAAGTCACCTTCGTCGCCAATTCCGGCCTGCGCCCGTCCCGCGATCCGATGATCCACAACGTCATGGTCTCCAACGCTTTCGACGCCGCCGACAATTGGATTGCCGAGCGCGCCGGCCCAGGCGATGTCGTCGTCACCGCCGACGTCCCGCTCGCCGTGCGCTGTGTCGCCACCGGCGCTTTCGTCAGCGGCCCGACCGGGCGCGTCTTCGACGAGACCAATATCGGCATGGCGAGCGCCATGCGCGATCTCGGCGCGCATTTGCGCGAAACCGGCGAGAGCAAGGGTTACAACGCCGCCTTCAGCCCCAAGGACCGCTCACGTTTCCTCGAAACCTTCGACCGCCTCTGCCGCCGCGCCAAGAGCGTTTCCGCGGGGGCTGGCGGGCAGCCCTGA
- a CDS encoding DoxX family protein, whose protein sequence is MSTFERLSAYRPYGLAALRIITALLFIEHGTMKLFGFPIPAMEGSLPPLMLFAALLELVGGIFILVGLLTRPVALLLAGEMAVAYFMAHAPNSFFPAVNQGDAAILFCFVFLYMFFSGPGAFSVDNRKAA, encoded by the coding sequence ATGTCAACTTTCGAGCGTCTTTCTGCCTACCGCCCCTATGGGCTGGCCGCTCTCAGGATCATCACCGCGCTGCTGTTCATCGAACACGGCACGATGAAGCTTTTCGGCTTTCCGATTCCGGCGATGGAGGGCTCGCTGCCCCCGCTGATGCTTTTCGCCGCTCTTCTCGAGCTTGTCGGCGGCATCTTCATTCTCGTCGGCCTGCTGACGCGTCCCGTCGCCTTACTGCTCGCCGGTGAAATGGCGGTCGCCTATTTTATGGCGCATGCTCCGAACAGCTTCTTCCCGGCCGTCAATCAGGGCGACGCCGCGATCCTGTTCTGCTTCGTCTTCCTCTACATGTTCTTCTCCGGTCCCGGCGCATTTTCCGTCGATAACCGCAAGGCAGCCTGA
- the sugE gene encoding quaternary ammonium compound efflux SMR transporter SugE yields the protein MAWFLLFLAGLFECGWAIGLKYTDGFTRPLPTALTVISMVVSIVLLGLAVKHLPIGTAYAVWTGIGTVGTVLLGIWLLGDEASVSRLACIALIVGGIAGLKLTA from the coding sequence ATGGCCTGGTTTCTGCTTTTTCTCGCCGGTCTTTTCGAATGTGGCTGGGCGATCGGCCTTAAATACACCGATGGCTTCACACGGCCGCTGCCGACCGCATTGACTGTCATATCGATGGTGGTCAGCATCGTGCTGCTCGGCCTGGCGGTGAAGCACCTGCCGATCGGCACCGCCTATGCGGTCTGGACCGGCATCGGCACGGTCGGCACCGTGCTCCTCGGCATCTGGCTGCTTGGCGATGAGGCAAGTGTCTCCCGTCTTGCCTGCATCGCGCTGATCGTCGGCGGCATCGCCGGTCTCAAGCTCACCGCTTGA